The segment CTGGGGGAGCTGGAGAGCCTCCCGGCCCTGCTCGACGCCGTCCCCGTGCCCGACGCCGTCGCGGTCGCCGCCGGGCGACCCGCCGTCGAACCCTCCGCCGCAGTTCCGTCCGACGCCCGCTCACTTTTGGGGGCTTTTTCAGAAACGCTCCCGCAGCCGATTCTCTTGAAAATGGCAGCACGGCGGCGGAAATCCCGACGCCGGTGGGTGGCTCTGGTGGGTGCCGTAGCCGCCGCATGCCTTGGGTTGGGCATACTGGCGGGGCCCGTGTTGAACCAGCCGCCCAAGCCTGACGCCAGCTATTCGCTGCAGACAGACAACGGCCTGCAGCTCACGGTGGGGCTCGTCAGGAAGGCGTGGGGGACCGAGCTGCAACTGGAAGGCCGCAGCATGCCGGCGCAAGGCACGATGTACCTGTGGGTCAAGGGCCGCGACGGCACGGAGGAAATGGCTTGCGGTTGGACCGCGACGTCCAGCGGCCACATCAAGGTCACGGGCGCGACGCCGGTCCAGCTCGCCGGGATTTCGGGCGTGGAACTGCGCGATGACAACCAAAAGACGGTCGCGGTGATTTCGGTCCCGGGGAGCTAGGGGTCCCCAGGACCTAGGCGGTCAGCGTACGCGGCTACGCTGATGCGGCTTCGCTGGCCGCAGGATCGGGCAGATCGCCTCGTTCCCAGGTGGGCATGTCCAGTCGGTTGAAACTGTAGAGATGGATTCCAGAGACACCATCCGGGTGCGCCATGAGTTCGGAAACCAGGCCTTCCGGTGAGTACTTGTCCACGCCTAGAAGCTTGCGGGCAAGGGTGGTTCCTTTGTTACTGAGGAACTTCAGGGATGTCCCGACGCCGATCTGGGTCGCGAGCGCCAGCAGTTTTGTCCGCGGAACGGCCCCGGCAACACCGGCCCACACTGGCAGGTCGACCCCTTCGCGGCGCAGGAGTGCTGCGTAATCGAGGACCTTCGGGGCGGAGAAGCACATTTGCGTGACAACGTGCGTGGCCAAATGTTGTTTGGCCAACAGGGCATCCAGCAAGTCCAGTCCGCTCACGGAAGGGTGCCCCTCGGGGTAACCGGCGATGCCCGCGGTGATGCTACCGCCGGAGTACTCGGCGATGTCCGCCAAGAGGGGAAGGCTCGATCGATAGGGGCCGGCAGCTTGCGCACCGTCTCCACCGATGGCGAAGACCTCCGCGATCCCGGCGGCCCCGCAGTCCCGGAGGATGCCGGAAAGCTGCGCCCGGTGCTCCAGCCCGCGCGCCGAGAGGTGCGGAATCACGTTGTAGCCCAGAAGGCTGAGCTTGATGGAAGCCTCCATGGTCCGTGCGATGCCGTGATGGGGCAGGCAGGTAACGGTGAGCGCAGTGGAAAGCGGCACAGCGGCCTGGACTTTCTCAACGATTCCGTCCGAGGGAATGATTTCAATCCGGGTGGGGAACATGCTGGCTCCTTGCGGATCAGGCCGTCGTGTGGTGTGCGAGGAGGGTGCGGGCTTCCTGGCGGGTGGTGCCGGAGTCCTGGATGCCTTCGGCGATGTGGGCCAGGTGGGCGGGGATTTCGCGGCCTTTCTTGCGCATCGCGGTGGCCCAGAGGCGTCCGGCGCGGTAGGAGGAGCGGACCAGGGGGCCGGACATGACGCCGAGGAAGCCGGTTTCCTCGGCTTCGGTGGCGAGTTCGACGAATTCCTGGGGTTTGACCCAGCGGTCCACGGGCAGGTGCCGTTCGGAGGGGCGCAGGTACTGGGTGATGGTGATCAGGTCACAGCCGGCGGCGCGCAGGTCGGTAAGGGCTTCGGAGATCTCTTCCCGGGTTTCGCCCATGCCCAGGATCAGGTTGGATTTGGTGACCATGCCGGCGGCCCGGCCCTGGGTGATGACGTCCAGGGAGCGGTCGTAGCGGAACGCGGGGCGGATGCGCTTGAAGATCCGGGGCACGGTTTCGACGTTGTGCGCGAAGACCTCCGGGTTCGAGTCGCAGATCGCCTGGATGTGTTCGGGTTTGCCGGAGAAGTCGGGGATGAGCAGTTCGACGCCGGTGCCGGGGTTCAGTTCGTGGATCTTGCGGACGGTTTCGGCGTAGAGCCAGACGCCTTCGTCTGCCAGGTCGTCGCGGGCGACGCCGGTGACGGTGGCGTAGCGCAGGGCCATGGCCTGGACGGAGCGGGCGACCTTGGTGGGTTCGAACATGTCCACGGGGGAGGGTTTGCCGGTGTCGATCTGGCAGAAGTCGCAGCGGCGGGTGCATTCGGAGCCGCCGATCAGGAAGGTCGCTTCCTTGTCTTCCGAGCACTCGAAGATGTTCGGGCAGCCGGCTTCCTCGCAGACGGTGTGCAGGCCTTCTTTTTTCACGAGGTTCTTCAGGCCCACGAATTCCGGGCCCATCTGGACCTTGGCCTTGATCCACTCGGGCTTGCGTTCGACCGGGACGGCTTTGTTGCGTTGTTCAACGCGCAGCAGCTTACGGCCTTCAGGTGCCAGGGTCATGAGGAACTCCATAATTCAGGTGGCGCGGACGCACCACGATGATTCGGTTCCTCCCCGCTCTGTATTGGACCTGAGAGTTTCCGCGTCTCCGCCTCTCGGCTGGACGCTTGCACCGTCGGTGAGTCCGGTTGCCCGGGCTGCTTTCCAGAGTTGCCTTGCCGCGGCGGTACATGGGCCTGAGAGATTCCTGGGGAGGATTTGCTCCTACGGCGCCTGCTGAAACGTACCGGCAGGGCTCTCCCGCCGCAGATCATAAGCACGTGCCGCCTTTCGGTGACACGTCTCACATGGTATCCGGTGCCTGTGCGGCACGCAAAGAGTGGCTGTCGCAATTGTCGCGGGTTCTGGTTGGCGCAAGGTCTAGCGGGCGCCTTGTGAGGACCATACGGAAGCTCCGAGTTCCCGCGAAATTGTCCACGCGGCGTCGCGGAGTTCGCGGACGGTGGCCTCGCTTGCCGGCCACTCGCTCGCGGAGAGCACTACCGACAAAACGGCGATGACGGTCCCGCTTTCATCGTAGACGGGGGCCGCGATGGAAGCTTCGCCAATCACCGCTTCCTCGTATTCCAACCCGAGCGCGTTCTTGCGCACTTCCTCAAGCTGGGATCGGAGGACTGCGGGGTTGGTAATGGTTTCGCCGGTAAATTCGGCCAGCGGCTTGCTGAGCACGTCGTTTTCGAACTCGGGGTTGTAGGCGAGTAGTACTTTTCCGAGAGCAGAGGCGTGGGCGGGCAGGTTGAGTCCTGTTTCCGGCATTTGCTCTGTGCCGTCTGGGCGGCGGTCGTGATGAATGATCAAAACTTCGCCGAGAAGGTTCACACCCAGTCGCGTCGCGTAACCGGTCCGTCGGGACAACTCGTGCATCCACCGCATCGCGCGGGCCCGGACGTCAAGGGTGTCGAGGTAGACGCTCGAAAGTTTCAGCAGCGCGGGCCCGAGCATGTAGCGGTTTCCGGAGCTTTCCTGGGCGACCAGCCCGTGTGCCTGCAGCGATTTCACGAGTCCGTGGACCGTGGAAGGCGGAAGCTCCAATGCGGCGGCCAGTTCGGAGATTCCAAGGCGCCTGGCGCCCTGAAGGAGCCCGAGGATTTTGGCCGCTCGGTCAATCGACTGGATCACAGCTCCACTCTCCCATCATCAATTGGCTTCTCCGTTCGACATGTCAATTTAACCCCTTGACAACCAGGGATCCTAAACGGCATTATTCGATAATACCGAATCAGAGTTGACAATGTCGAATCCGACTCTTCGGCTAATTTCATCCACCGTTCAAAGGAGAACTTTCGTCATGGACGAAAACCGCATGTGGCAGCGCGTCGCTGCCGAGTTCCTGGGGACCGCGTTCCTCGTGTTCGTAGGAGTAGGATCCGTCCCGGCCCTCGCCATCGCCCGCGGCAATGCGCCGTTTACCGGTTCGGAGCTGGGCTTCATCTCCCTGTCGTTTGGTGCAGTCGTCATTGGCACCGTCTACGTCTTCGGTTACATCTCGGGAAACCACATCAACCCCGCAGTGACCGTGGCGCTGGCCGCCACAGGGAAGTTCCCGTGGCGTGACGTGCCGGGATACCTCGCAGCCCAGGTACTGGGTGCTGTTGCAGGTTCCCTCGCGATCATTGCGGTCCTCGGCCAGAAGGCCAGTGAGCTGGGCCTCGGGGTGGCCGCCTATGGTGACATCCCCGTCTGGCAGGCTTTCACCGCTGAATTCATCGGCACGTTCATTCTGGTCTTCACGGTCTTCGGCGTGATCCACCGCAAGGCCGCACCGGGTTTCGCCGGGATTGTCATCGGCTTCATCGTGTTCGCCGCAATCATCCCCGTCGCGCCCGCCACGGGGGCATCGATCAACCCCGCCAGGACCACCGGGCCGATGCTCGTACAGTTCCTGATGGGCGGAACCGTTCACTGGGAGCAATGGCCTGTTTATGTTGTCGCCGAACTTGCCGCGGGCGTCGCCGCGGGATTGTTGTTCGGGCTCATCTCGCGCACCCAGGCTGACCGCACCTCGCTCACCGAGGCGCTGACCGAGCAGGAGTCCCGGGCGTGAACAAGCTGATCAACTCCCCGCAGACTCTGCTGGCAGACGCCCTGCGCGGTGTCGCCGCCGCGCACGGCCAACTTTCCGTTGATTTCGAGAACCGCATCGTTTTCAGCACCGCACCACGGGAGGGACGCGTCGCACTGGTCTCCGGAGGTGGCTCGGGCCATGAACCGCTGCACAGCGGGTTCGTCGGCGCAGGGATGCTGGATGCCGCGTGCGCCGGTGAGATCTTTACATCACCGACGCCCGACCAGATTCTGGCCGCCGCCACCCGGGTGGACACCGGGGCGGGGGTGCTCTTCGTGGTGAAAAACTACACCGGCGACCTGCTCAACTTTGAAATGGCCGCCGAACTCGCCCGGGAGCAGGGAATCGAGGTGGCCACCGTTGTCGTCGCAGACGACGTCGCGGTGGAGGACTCCACCTGGACAGCGGGCCGGCGCGGTGTCGGCACCACGCTGATTCTGGAAAAAGTTGCCGGCGCAGCAGCTGCCCGCGGCTGGTCCCTTGAGAAGGTACACGGGCTCGCCGAACGGACCGCCCATGCCGGGCGTTCCATGGGGGCAGCACTCACCAGCTGCACTGTTCCTGCCGTCGGCAGGCCCAGCTTCGACCTCCCCGAGGGCGAAATGGAACTCGGCGTCGGCATCCACGGCGAGCCAGGACGCAAGCGTGTGCCGGTGATGTCGGCCGCGGAACTCTCGCACGCGTTGGTCGAGTCGATCACCACCGACTATGACCTCGGCGGCAAACCTGTCATCGCTTTGCTGACCGGCCTGGGAGGAACCCCGCTGATCGAGCTCTACGCAATGTTCGCCGAGGTCTCCGACCGACTCAACGAACGCAATATAAAGGTAGCGCGCTCGTTGGTCGGCAATTACGTCACCAGTCTCGATATGGCGGGCTGCTCGCTGACTCTGGTCGGCGTAGACGACGAAATTCTCGATCTATGGGACGCGCCGGTGAACACCCCTGCCATCCGCTGGCAGGATTGACATGTCTGAAGCACTTACGATCGGTGCGCTGCAGCAGTGGCTGTACCGCTTCGCGTCCGAAATCACGACACAGGCGGACTGGCTGACCGAGCTGGACTCGGCGATTGGAGATGCTGACCACGGGACCAACATGGTCCGCGGCACAGCCGCAGTGGTCACCAAGCTCGATGGCGGGGCGACAGGCACCGTACAGGAACTGCTTAAGGCCGTCGGCATGACCCTGGTGGCCACCGTCGGTGGGGCCAGCGGGTCCTTGTACGGCACCTTCTTCATTGAAATGGCCCGAAACAGCCCCGCGGACGTGCAATTGAACGGATCTGAATTGGAGAACGCACTGCATGCCGGCGTCAACGGCGTCATTGCACGGGGACATGCAACGGTTGGCGACAAGACCATGATTGACGCCCTCGAACCGGCCGTCACGGCACTGTCCCAGTCCCTGGCTGACGGCCAGCAACTGCAGTGCTCAATTGCGGCCGCCGCCGCTGCGGCGACGACCGGCCGGGACTCCACCAAACCGCTCGTCGCACGCAAAGGCCGGGCGTCCTACCTCGGTGAGCGCAGCGCCGGACACATCGATCCGGGAGCCGCGTCAGCGGCCATCCTGCTTGCAGCGCTGGCCGCCAGCATCGGGGAAGGAACCGCATGATCGGCATCGTACTCGTCTCACACAGTGAAGCCCTCGCAAACGCCGCGATGGATCTCGCCCTGCAAATGGTTCACGGCGCGCAACCTCCCATCCGGATCGCCGCGGGCGTGGCCGGAGGTTTCGGCACCGACGCAACAGCAATCGCGTCCGCAATCGATGACCTCGCCACCATTGAGGGTGTGCTCGTGATCACCGACCTGGGATCAGCGATCCTTAGCTCATCCCTGGCCTTGGAGATCCGCAGCAGCACCTACGAGGTCTTGATCAGCGACGGCCCCTTCGTCGAAGCAACTACGGCTGCAGTGGTCAGCGCAACGGCAGGAAGTTCGCTGGCCGACGTTGCCGCTGAAGCGAGCAACGCCCTCAGCGCAAAGAAGACCCAGACCGTCACCGGAGCAGGCGCTTCAGTCGCGGAAGACACCGATCCGGAGAACCCCGCCGCCAGCGCAGAGGAACGTCTGATCAATCCGATGGGCCTGCACACCCGCCCGGCAGCCCTACTCGTGCAGACGGCCGGGGAGTTCAGTGCCGACATCGAACTCACAAACACCACCGCCGGGCGAGGACCGGTCAGCGCATCCAGTGTGATCGGTCTGCTCTCCCTCGCGGCGAGCAAGAACGATCAGCTCCGCATTGATGCCAACGGCCCCGACGCCAGTCGGGCCGTGAACGCCGTAAAGCAACTCGTCCTCCAAGGGTTCGGCGAGCTGTCCTAGCCTCCTTCCCCAACGCCTTCATCCCTCTCTTTCCGCTGTCCTATTTACAGAACCGGAGTACTTCCATGCCCACATCCGTGCGTCGACACATCGTCAACAACCCCCACCGCGTCATCGACGAAGCCCTGGACGGTTTCGCCCTGACCTATCCGGAGCTGGTGACGTTCAACAACGAACACAACCTGATCTCCCGCAAAACCCTGACACCCGGCAAGGCCGGACTTGTCTCAGGAGGAGGCTCCGGCCACGAGCCACTGCACGCCGGATTCGTCGGGAGCGGCATGCTCGACGTCGCCGTCTGCGGCGCAGTGTTTGCCAGCCCCACCGCAGACCAGGTGCATGCGGGCACCAAACTCGCCAACACCGGCGCAGGTGTCGTGCAGATCGTGAAGAACTACACCGGCGACGTCCTCAACTTCCAGATCGCCGCGTCCCTGGCCGATGACGACGGCGTTCCCGTGGAGCAGGTCCTGGTTGACGACGACCTCGCCTCCGACAACGGCAACGACGGTCCCGGACGCCGCGGCACTGCCGCAGTGGTCACCGTCGAAAAGGTATGCGGCGCTCTCGCCGAGCGGGGCGCCGACGTGTCCACGATCGCCGCCCGCGGCCGCGACGTCGTAACCCGTTCACGCAGCCTGGCGATCGCCCTGGACGCAGGTGCGCACCCCGGTGAGTCCGCTGCGGCGTTTGAGCTGGAACCGCACGAGGTCGAATTCGGGGTGGGCATCCACGGTGAACGCGGCACCGGCCGCATCGCCTATGCGCCTGCCGATGATCTGGTCGAACAGCTCGTCACCCCTTTGGTGAACAGTCTGCAGGTCAAGCGCGGCCAGTCGGTGATTGCGATCGTGAACGGCCTCGGCGGGGCCTACCCGCTCGAGCTGTCCATCGCAGCCCGCCACGTACACAACCTTCTGAACGGTCGTGGCATCAGCGTCGCGCGCTCCTTGACCGGCACGTACGTCTCTTCCCTGAACATGCACGGCCTCTCCGTGACCCTGACCGTTGCCGACGACGAACTGATCAGCCTGTGGGACGACACCGTCCGCACACCAGCCCTCACTTGGTAACAACACAACAAACCGAAGGAAACACCATGACCAACTTCATCAACGGCACCGCTGCACTGACGTGGATCACCTCGTTCAGCGAACGATTCGACTCGACACAGGCCTACCTGACAGAGCTGGACAGGCTCGCCGGTGATGGCGACTTCGGCGTGAACATCGCGTCCGCCCTGGAACGCACACGAGCAGGTTTGCCGCCCGCCACGGAGGCGACCTTTACCACCGTGTTCCAAGCCGCAAGCCGTGGCTTCATGGCCACCGGAGGCACCAGCGGACCGCTGTTCGGGATGTGGTTCCGCGACATCGCCAAAGGGACCAAGAATGACGCAGCAGCCGTCACTGACATCGCCCAAGGCATCGCCGCGGGTCTGTCGACCATCCAGAAGCTCGGCGGTGCCCGGGTCGGTGACAACACAATGATCGACGCGCTCGAACCGGCATCCGCTGCCCTCACCGTGGCCGCCGAGCGCGGCAGCACGCCAGGCGAGGCGCTTCTGGAAGCAGCCCTGGCTGCCCGGGCCGGTGCCGAGT is part of the Arthrobacter ramosus genome and harbors:
- a CDS encoding anti-sigma factor translates to MNETGLHQLLGAYLLGGLEPAEARLFEEHLASCADCRLELGELESLPALLDAVPVPDAVAVAAGRPAVEPSAAVPSDARSLLGAFSETLPQPILLKMAARRRKSRRRWVALVGAVAAACLGLGILAGPVLNQPPKPDASYSLQTDNGLQLTVGLVRKAWGTELQLEGRSMPAQGTMYLWVKGRDGTEEMACGWTATSSGHIKVTGATPVQLAGISGVELRDDNQKTVAVISVPGS
- a CDS encoding methylenetetrahydrofolate reductase, which produces MFPTRIEIIPSDGIVEKVQAAVPLSTALTVTCLPHHGIARTMEASIKLSLLGYNVIPHLSARGLEHRAQLSGILRDCGAAGIAEVFAIGGDGAQAAGPYRSSLPLLADIAEYSGGSITAGIAGYPEGHPSVSGLDLLDALLAKQHLATHVVTQMCFSAPKVLDYAALLRREGVDLPVWAGVAGAVPRTKLLALATQIGVGTSLKFLSNKGTTLARKLLGVDKYSPEGLVSELMAHPDGVSGIHLYSFNRLDMPTWERGDLPDPAASEAASA
- the lipA gene encoding lipoyl synthase, yielding MTLAPEGRKLLRVEQRNKAVPVERKPEWIKAKVQMGPEFVGLKNLVKKEGLHTVCEEAGCPNIFECSEDKEATFLIGGSECTRRCDFCQIDTGKPSPVDMFEPTKVARSVQAMALRYATVTGVARDDLADEGVWLYAETVRKIHELNPGTGVELLIPDFSGKPEHIQAICDSNPEVFAHNVETVPRIFKRIRPAFRYDRSLDVITQGRAAGMVTKSNLILGMGETREEISEALTDLRAAGCDLITITQYLRPSERHLPVDRWVKPQEFVELATEAEETGFLGVMSGPLVRSSYRAGRLWATAMRKKGREIPAHLAHIAEGIQDSGTTRQEARTLLAHHTTA
- a CDS encoding IclR family transcriptional regulator → MIQSIDRAAKILGLLQGARRLGISELAAALELPPSTVHGLVKSLQAHGLVAQESSGNRYMLGPALLKLSSVYLDTLDVRARAMRWMHELSRRTGYATRLGVNLLGEVLIIHHDRRPDGTEQMPETGLNLPAHASALGKVLLAYNPEFENDVLSKPLAEFTGETITNPAVLRSQLEEVRKNALGLEYEEAVIGEASIAAPVYDESGTVIAVLSVVLSASEWPASEATVRELRDAAWTISRELGASVWSSQGAR
- a CDS encoding MIP/aquaporin family protein; its protein translation is MDENRMWQRVAAEFLGTAFLVFVGVGSVPALAIARGNAPFTGSELGFISLSFGAVVIGTVYVFGYISGNHINPAVTVALAATGKFPWRDVPGYLAAQVLGAVAGSLAIIAVLGQKASELGLGVAAYGDIPVWQAFTAEFIGTFILVFTVFGVIHRKAAPGFAGIVIGFIVFAAIIPVAPATGASINPARTTGPMLVQFLMGGTVHWEQWPVYVVAELAAGVAAGLLFGLISRTQADRTSLTEALTEQESRA
- the dhaK gene encoding dihydroxyacetone kinase subunit DhaK; the protein is MNKLINSPQTLLADALRGVAAAHGQLSVDFENRIVFSTAPREGRVALVSGGGSGHEPLHSGFVGAGMLDAACAGEIFTSPTPDQILAAATRVDTGAGVLFVVKNYTGDLLNFEMAAELAREQGIEVATVVVADDVAVEDSTWTAGRRGVGTTLILEKVAGAAAARGWSLEKVHGLAERTAHAGRSMGAALTSCTVPAVGRPSFDLPEGEMELGVGIHGEPGRKRVPVMSAAELSHALVESITTDYDLGGKPVIALLTGLGGTPLIELYAMFAEVSDRLNERNIKVARSLVGNYVTSLDMAGCSLTLVGVDDEILDLWDAPVNTPAIRWQD
- the dhaL gene encoding dihydroxyacetone kinase subunit DhaL gives rise to the protein MSEALTIGALQQWLYRFASEITTQADWLTELDSAIGDADHGTNMVRGTAAVVTKLDGGATGTVQELLKAVGMTLVATVGGASGSLYGTFFIEMARNSPADVQLNGSELENALHAGVNGVIARGHATVGDKTMIDALEPAVTALSQSLADGQQLQCSIAAAAAAATTGRDSTKPLVARKGRASYLGERSAGHIDPGAASAAILLAALAASIGEGTA
- a CDS encoding HPr family phosphocarrier protein, which gives rise to MIGIVLVSHSEALANAAMDLALQMVHGAQPPIRIAAGVAGGFGTDATAIASAIDDLATIEGVLVITDLGSAILSSSLALEIRSSTYEVLISDGPFVEATTAAVVSATAGSSLADVAAEASNALSAKKTQTVTGAGASVAEDTDPENPAASAEERLINPMGLHTRPAALLVQTAGEFSADIELTNTTAGRGPVSASSVIGLLSLAASKNDQLRIDANGPDASRAVNAVKQLVLQGFGELS
- a CDS encoding dihydroxyacetone kinase subunit DhaK, with translation MPTSVRRHIVNNPHRVIDEALDGFALTYPELVTFNNEHNLISRKTLTPGKAGLVSGGGSGHEPLHAGFVGSGMLDVAVCGAVFASPTADQVHAGTKLANTGAGVVQIVKNYTGDVLNFQIAASLADDDGVPVEQVLVDDDLASDNGNDGPGRRGTAAVVTVEKVCGALAERGADVSTIAARGRDVVTRSRSLAIALDAGAHPGESAAAFELEPHEVEFGVGIHGERGTGRIAYAPADDLVEQLVTPLVNSLQVKRGQSVIAIVNGLGGAYPLELSIAARHVHNLLNGRGISVARSLTGTYVSSLNMHGLSVTLTVADDELISLWDDTVRTPALTW
- the dhaL gene encoding dihydroxyacetone kinase subunit DhaL, with amino-acid sequence MTNFINGTAALTWITSFSERFDSTQAYLTELDRLAGDGDFGVNIASALERTRAGLPPATEATFTTVFQAASRGFMATGGTSGPLFGMWFRDIAKGTKNDAAAVTDIAQGIAAGLSTIQKLGGARVGDNTMIDALEPASAALTVAAERGSTPGEALLEAALAARAGAESTANLIAARGRATYVGELARGVLDPGAVTIALFFEAGADTVGAGRATS